The Patescibacteria group bacterium genome window below encodes:
- the recO gene encoding DNA repair protein RecO, whose amino-acid sequence MSATVNTRGIVLFYEPWRDYDRRYVIYTEQFGKIRATAMGVRRPTAKLTGVLEPFAETELYIILGKNYKLGGATVQHRFSHVTKSLPKNAAMLYMVEVLDQLVKVDAPDERVYQLLFSSFTWLDHASYSKLLPLSFVIKLVHILGYTIGQDKVTQWLAVSPYEDIQKLRLDQPTWQALYQAVQLWLYEYIGTHVQSEKFLV is encoded by the coding sequence ATGTCTGCAACAGTTAATACGCGGGGCATCGTACTATTTTACGAACCCTGGCGTGACTACGACCGTCGCTATGTCATCTACACCGAACAGTTCGGTAAGATTCGGGCAACGGCTATGGGTGTGCGCCGACCAACCGCTAAGCTGACTGGAGTGCTAGAGCCTTTTGCCGAAACCGAGCTGTATATTATTTTAGGAAAAAATTATAAATTAGGAGGTGCTACTGTGCAACATCGCTTTAGCCATGTTACTAAATCATTGCCCAAAAACGCCGCCATGCTTTATATGGTTGAAGTATTAGATCAACTAGTAAAAGTAGACGCGCCAGATGAGCGCGTGTATCAATTATTATTTAGTAGTTTTACCTGGCTAGATCACGCCTCGTATTCCAAATTATTGCCTCTTAGTTTTGTGATTAAACTGGTTCATATTTTAGGCTACACTATTGGGCAAGATAAGGTCACACAGTGGTTAGCGGTTAGTCCGTATGAGGATATTCAAAAATTACGCTTAGATCAGCCCACTTGGCAGGCTCTTTATCAAGCCGTGCAACTGTGGTTATACGAGTATATTGGCACTCATGTACAGAGTGAGAAATTTTTAGTATAA
- the tgt gene encoding tRNA guanosine(34) transglycosylase Tgt, whose translation MVLPTQHGNVPLPAFMPIATRGTVKHLHQADLTAIGNDILLSNAYHLYLRPGLDTLRAVGGLHNFMHWDKPILTDSGGFQVFSLAHLTKITAEGVRFNSHIDGAEHMFTPELSMEIQAAIGSDIQMCFDYFPGYPASRAQAEQSVALTTAWAKRCLAKKQDKLLFGIVQGSSFADLRKQSAAELVALNLDGYAVGGLAVGEPVEIMYEMLEATVPLLPVDKPRYLMGVGQPEQILESVKRGINMFDCVLPTRNARHAQAYLHLQPDLIDSKLEQVFFERVNLSASKFQLDTTPLDQYCHCTTCTSGYTRAYIRHLFSVQEPLAMRLITVHNVSFYIELMSSIRKYVSHD comes from the coding sequence ATGGTGCTGCCGACCCAACACGGTAATGTCCCATTGCCGGCGTTCATGCCGATTGCCACGCGTGGCACCGTGAAACATTTACACCAAGCTGATTTAACCGCGATCGGTAATGATATTCTGTTGAGTAATGCTTATCATTTATATTTGCGGCCGGGTTTAGACACATTACGGGCGGTCGGTGGGCTGCATAACTTCATGCACTGGGATAAACCCATTCTCACAGATTCTGGTGGATTTCAAGTGTTTAGTTTGGCTCACCTAACAAAAATTACCGCCGAGGGTGTACGGTTTAATTCGCATATTGATGGTGCCGAACACATGTTCACACCGGAGTTATCCATGGAGATTCAAGCGGCGATTGGTTCAGATATCCAAATGTGTTTTGATTATTTTCCGGGGTATCCGGCTAGCCGAGCGCAAGCCGAACAATCAGTCGCTCTCACTACCGCTTGGGCCAAACGTTGCTTAGCCAAAAAACAGGATAAATTATTATTTGGCATTGTCCAAGGTTCAAGTTTTGCGGATTTACGTAAACAATCCGCCGCTGAGTTAGTGGCGTTAAATTTAGATGGTTATGCCGTGGGCGGTTTGGCCGTAGGGGAGCCGGTTGAAATAATGTATGAGATGTTAGAAGCCACTGTGCCATTATTACCCGTCGATAAACCGCGATATTTAATGGGTGTTGGACAACCGGAACAAATTTTAGAATCAGTCAAAAGGGGTATAAATATGTTTGATTGCGTCTTGCCCACTCGTAACGCGCGTCATGCCCAAGCCTATCTACACTTACAACCAGATTTGATAGATTCTAAATTAGAGCAAGTTTTTTTTGAACGAGTTAATTTATCCGCCAGTAAATTTCAACTAGATACCACACCGTTAGATCAATATTGTCATTGTACTACTTGCACCTCTGGTTATACCCGAGCTTACATACGTCATCTTTTTTCTGTGCAAGAACCGTTAGCTATGCGTTTAATTACAGTCCATAATGTATCTTTTTATATTGAATTAATGTCTAGTATTAGAAAATATGTCTCACACGATTAA
- a CDS encoding ATP-dependent Clp protease ATP-binding subunit: MDPVILRAPHQTTEYPVIGIYDDDIIYWRQPHHGLHRYWHWLIHGFDYVINFLLILLAMAGIIAIYPLLTSLVGETFAYEKFFSELSWERLVFWVSVLADIELYYRVERALHRVKNITVVQALQKMPTVVNDWENISPLVPKLGINAAQFVAGDTQRLVDQISHLTTPAQLATVLIDHPDVRAALFRLELYIPDIKAGCQRVSQRQDERSQTTYQEAMILAYCEARANKRPHISPLEMFVGAVLADPWLIALLEDHTVTVDQLRHVVHWGNIVRDVLQHERSRRSSARNKPKTTMNRAMTARPTKLLDAVSFDYTLQAKANQFTPAIGRDHEVAEAFRILQEGNSSVMLLGEPGVGKTTILEGIAELMTAEHVPGPLQDKRLVVTDPGAIISGGGQAGGLEQRMEQLIHEIIMAGNIIWCIEDIHTLLGAGSTQSSIDIGKILMNYISQGYIKVIGTTTTREYQHYLEKQEAFMRRFQVVHVPELTPDSAILVLEGRAPFVESKYQVYFTYAALSACVELTERFMKDRHLPAKAIAVMEEAAILARERAKGTTLVTKEHVAEVVAEKTNVSVTSLTESEAQKLLLLDQTLHARVIGQDEAVTAIAHALRRARADVRDTTRPIASFLFLGPTGVGKTETAKAIAEAYFGASNRMIRLDMSEYSAAKSIDHLMDFLTEAIRQMPFAIVLLDEFEKASPEVHNIFLQVLDDGRLTDAQGRTVDFTNAMIIATSNAATIEIQESYQQGLTHDDIRQHLLDDGVLQKFYRPELLNRFDHIAIFTPLETHELLAVCELLLRQVGKQLRDKGIVFRWTAEAVLELAKLGYHPQFGARPLRRLIQNRVEDGIADLLLSGSLKRRDIVELQMGGKLTIYPAERM; the protein is encoded by the coding sequence ATGGATCCAGTAATACTGCGTGCCCCACACCAAACTACCGAATATCCAGTAATTGGCATATATGATGATGATATTATTTACTGGCGCCAACCGCACCATGGTTTGCACCGCTATTGGCATTGGTTGATCCACGGCTTTGATTACGTCATAAATTTTTTGCTGATTCTGTTAGCCATGGCCGGTATTATTGCCATTTACCCATTGCTCACTAGTTTAGTCGGGGAAACCTTCGCTTATGAAAAATTCTTTAGTGAGTTATCCTGGGAAAGATTAGTGTTCTGGGTATCAGTGTTAGCGGATATAGAATTATATTATCGGGTGGAACGAGCTTTACATCGCGTGAAAAACATTACTGTAGTGCAAGCCTTACAGAAAATGCCGACCGTAGTAAATGATTGGGAAAATATTTCCCCATTAGTGCCAAAATTAGGGATCAATGCCGCGCAATTTGTGGCTGGTGATACGCAACGTTTAGTTGATCAAATTTCACATTTAACTACCCCGGCACAACTTGCCACTGTCCTGATTGATCACCCCGATGTGCGCGCGGCTTTATTTAGATTAGAGTTATACATTCCGGATATCAAAGCCGGTTGTCAGCGTGTGTCACAACGCCAAGATGAACGCTCACAAACTACTTATCAAGAAGCGATGATTTTAGCGTACTGTGAAGCCCGCGCTAATAAACGGCCACATATTAGCCCGCTCGAAATGTTTGTTGGAGCAGTGTTGGCCGACCCATGGTTAATCGCCTTATTAGAAGACCATACTGTGACAGTAGATCAATTGCGTCACGTGGTGCATTGGGGGAATATTGTGCGCGATGTTTTGCAACACGAACGCTCCCGCCGCAGTTCAGCGCGCAACAAACCGAAGACGACTATGAATCGAGCCATGACCGCCCGACCGACTAAACTGTTAGATGCAGTGTCGTTTGATTACACCCTGCAAGCTAAGGCGAACCAATTCACACCCGCCATTGGCCGTGACCATGAAGTAGCTGAAGCGTTTCGAATTTTACAAGAGGGGAACAGTAGTGTGATGTTGTTAGGTGAACCAGGCGTTGGTAAAACCACTATTTTGGAAGGCATCGCCGAATTAATGACAGCCGAACATGTGCCTGGCCCGTTGCAAGATAAACGTTTGGTAGTAACAGACCCTGGTGCCATTATTTCCGGTGGTGGGCAAGCCGGTGGTTTAGAACAAAGAATGGAGCAACTCATTCATGAAATCATCATGGCCGGAAATATTATTTGGTGTATCGAAGATATTCATACTTTATTAGGCGCCGGTTCAACGCAATCTAGTATCGACATTGGTAAGATATTAATGAATTATATTTCGCAGGGTTACATTAAAGTGATCGGTACAACAACGACACGGGAATATCAACACTATCTTGAAAAACAAGAAGCCTTTATGCGCCGGTTTCAAGTGGTACATGTGCCCGAGCTAACACCGGATAGTGCCATTTTAGTGTTAGAAGGTCGCGCACCATTTGTGGAAAGTAAGTATCAAGTTTATTTTACTTATGCTGCGTTATCGGCTTGTGTAGAATTAACCGAACGGTTTATGAAAGATCGTCATTTACCGGCCAAAGCCATTGCCGTCATGGAAGAAGCCGCCATTCTCGCGCGCGAACGAGCTAAGGGCACAACTTTAGTAACCAAAGAACATGTGGCGGAAGTGGTGGCAGAAAAAACTAATGTATCTGTCACCAGTCTCACTGAATCTGAAGCACAAAAATTATTATTACTTGATCAAACCTTGCATGCGCGCGTCATTGGCCAAGATGAAGCTGTCACCGCCATCGCTCATGCTTTACGCCGGGCGCGAGCCGATGTGCGTGATACCACCAGACCAATTGCCTCATTTTTATTTCTTGGTCCTACCGGGGTGGGTAAAACCGAAACGGCCAAAGCCATCGCTGAGGCTTATTTTGGGGCTAGTAATAGAATGATTCGTTTGGATATGTCTGAGTATAGTGCCGCCAAGAGTATCGATCATCTGATGGATTTTTTAACTGAGGCTATTCGGCAAATGCCCTTTGCCATTGTGTTACTCGATGAGTTTGAAAAAGCCAGTCCGGAAGTACACAATATATTTTTACAAGTGCTCGATGATGGCCGCCTGACTGATGCGCAAGGTCGCACGGTGGATTTCACCAATGCTATGATTATTGCCACCTCCAATGCGGCTACGATTGAAATTCAAGAGTCATACCAACAAGGTTTAACCCATGATGATATCCGGCAACATTTGCTCGATGATGGTGTGCTCCAAAAATTCTATCGCCCAGAGTTGCTCAACCGGTTTGATCACATCGCCATCTTTACACCGCTGGAAACGCATGAACTGTTAGCGGTGTGTGAGTTACTGTTGCGTCAGGTCGGTAAGCAATTACGCGACAAGGGGATTGTGTTTCGTTGGACAGCCGAAGCCGTGTTGGAGCTAGCCAAACTAGGTTATCATCCGCAATTTGGGGCGCGGCCATTGCGGCGTTTGATTCAAAATCGCGTGGAGGATGGCATTGCCGATTTATTATTGAGTGGTAGTTTAAAGCGACGCGATATTGTGGAATTACAAATGGGAGGGAAATTAACTATTTATCCAGCCGAACGCATGTAA
- a CDS encoding phosphodiester glycosidase family protein, with translation MSHTIKYLLLVILISTGCSAEIEPNQVAYKDWTKVQPGVQFKQVLEQAELFDIIKIDPTKVDISVKVDETTPLSVADWQTKLDATVVINGSYFDEAYQLVTRTQTNDQTYGPLLTGQTGAFYQVASSWQLGNIKDVALSDTNQLIQSYPILVEQGEALVEDSNGAVAQRTVVALDASGKIYFIIAEHGVLTLQQMATIIAAWTEPNIETALNLDGGTSTGLVIASDAVNYSDDSFVVPSVIVLH, from the coding sequence ATGTCTCACACGATTAAATATTTATTGTTAGTAATATTAATCAGCACTGGGTGTAGTGCTGAAATTGAACCGAATCAGGTGGCCTATAAAGACTGGACAAAAGTGCAACCAGGCGTGCAGTTCAAACAAGTTTTAGAACAAGCTGAATTATTTGATATCATTAAAATTGATCCAACTAAAGTGGATATTAGTGTTAAGGTAGATGAAACTACACCACTATCAGTCGCCGATTGGCAAACTAAACTTGATGCGACAGTAGTAATAAATGGCAGTTATTTTGACGAAGCTTATCAGTTGGTTACTAGAACACAAACCAACGATCAAACTTATGGACCGTTATTAACTGGCCAAACGGGGGCATTTTATCAAGTAGCTAGTAGTTGGCAGCTAGGTAATATCAAAGATGTTGCTCTGTCCGATACTAATCAATTAATTCAATCTTATCCAATTTTAGTAGAACAGGGTGAAGCTTTGGTTGAAGACAGTAATGGCGCTGTGGCGCAGAGAACTGTTGTAGCGCTGGATGCGTCCGGTAAAATATACTTTATAATTGCTGAACATGGGGTATTAACTTTACAACAAATGGCGACCATCATAGCAGCGTGGACGGAGCCAAATATAGAAACAGCTTTGAACTTAGATGGGGGCACATCGACTGGTTTGGTGATAGCCAGTGACGCGGTTAATTATAGTGATGATTCATTTGTCGTACCATCGGTGATTGTGCTACACTAG